GGTGTCAATTGGAATAACGGTTATTCACGTGTACAAGGAGTACCGTTTTTTCGCGTTTTATGTTAGGATTGGGGTTGAGCAAGGCGCCCGCCGGGGCGAAATGAGTAAGGGGGAGAAATCCATTCATGGCTATCCATAACGTCCAACAATTGTGCGAAACGACGAAAGACAAATTGAAATCGGCGATCGAAGCGATCGAACCGTTCCTTAACAGCGTAACGCTGTCGGGACTGAACCCGGATCAAGATCCGGCCATGGACGAATTCAACCGCGGCTTCTTGTCGGACATGCGGCATTTGCTCGTATTTTCCGACGTCAACTATGAGAAGCTAGGCGTGGCGCTGCGCCGTCCGACGTTTAATAACGAATATGCGGAACGCGTATTGTACGACGTTTATCATAGCTCCGTTAACAACTTCTTCTATCCGAAGCATGAATGCTATTCCGAGGACGGCCGTTACGCCTACACCGGACAAGACGCGATTCGGTTCCGGAAGAAGCCGACGCGCGACGTTCGCGATTTGACGCTCGCCTTGTCCAAAATTTTCGAAGAGCTGCGCGAGGACTTGGCGTATTACGAGACGGACTACATTACGCAGCGACGCATGCAAGGCGAACGCGCATAAATATTGGACGACATAATCGCCCCCTGCCGACGGGAAACCTGAGGAGGGGGTGATTGTTTTGACACAAGTCAAATGCAGCGTGTCAAACTGTACTTTTTACA
This genomic window from Paenibacillus antri contains:
- a CDS encoding YpuI family protein, which gives rise to MAIHNVQQLCETTKDKLKSAIEAIEPFLNSVTLSGLNPDQDPAMDEFNRGFLSDMRHLLVFSDVNYEKLGVALRRPTFNNEYAERVLYDVYHSSVNNFFYPKHECYSEDGRYAYTGQDAIRFRKKPTRDVRDLTLALSKIFEELREDLAYYETDYITQRRMQGERA